CGCGTTCGATCACGACGACTGGCGCAATACACAACCGAGTGGCCGGCGCACCGTGCTCAACCAGATCGCGGACGTCATCGACGAGTACAGCACCGAACTCGCCGAACTCGAGACCCTCCAGAACGGGAAGCTCCTCCGGGAGATGGAACCTCAGATGAACGTCATGGGCGACTGGTTTCGCTACTACGGTCGCCTCTGCGAGGACGTGGGCGAAGGCCGCACCATCCCCGTCGAGAACAAGGACGGCCAGATGTTCAACTACGTCCGGAAGGAACCTTACGGCGTCGTCGGAGCCATCACGCCGTGGAACTCGCCGCTCCTGCTGACGACGTGGAAGCTTGCTCCCGCGCTCGCCGCCGGGAACACGTTCGTCCACAAGCCCAGCGAGGAGACGCCGGTGAGCGCACTCCGGTTCGCCGAACTTGTGAACGAACACACCGACCTCCCCGACGGCGTCTACAACGTCGTCCCCGGAGAAGGACAGACCGGCGCCGCACTCGCCGAACACGACGGTCTCGACAAGGTTGCATTCACCGGGAGCACCGCCGTCGGCCGCGAGGTCGCGAAGACCGCCGGAGAGAACCTCACGAAGGTGTCGCTCGAACTCGGCGGGAAGAGCCCTAACGTGCTGTTCGAGGACGCCGACCTCGACAACGCTGTCAACGGCGTGATGAAGGGTATCTTCGCGGCGACCGGGCAGACGTGCATGGCTGGATCGCGCGTCCTCGTTCACGAAGACATCCACGACGAGTTCGTCGACCGCCTCACAGAGCGCGCCGGCGAGATCAAGCTGGGTGATCCGCGCGACCCCGAGACGGAGATGGGGCCGGTCGCGTTCCGCGGCCAGTGGGAGAAGGTCAAGGAGTACGTCGATAAGGGCCTCGAGGAGGGCGCACAGCTCGGTTTCGGTGGCGAGATGCCGGACTCCACGCCCGGCGAGTGCTTCATCCAGCCGACGGTGCTTGTCGACGTCGACAACGGCATGACCGTCGCCCAAGAGGAGATATTCGGGCCGGTCGCGAGCGTCATCCCATTCAGCACCGAGGAGGAGGCGATCGAGCTGGCGAACGATGTCGATTACGGACTCGCCGCCGCAATATGGACGCAGAACATGGGGCGCGCGAATCGGTTCGTCGAATCGGTGCGCGCAGGCACCGTCTGGGTGAACGAGTATCGCGTCGTCGCACCGAACTCGCCGTTCGGCGGCTACAAGGACAGCGGGCTCGGGCGCGAATGCGGCCGTGAGGGTCTCGAGGAGTACTATCAGACCAAGAGCGTCTGGTACGACCACGCCGGCGAGGTAGGCGACCCGTTCTCCCTCGACGTCGAGTAACCACGACCACTCGGCCTCACCCACGGCACGCTTTCGACTACGAACCCTGCGTCGACCGCGTGCATCAGACGCACTGAGCGGTTGCGTCGGAGCGACTCCGGAACTCTCAGGACGTAATCTATTTGCTGTTGGTTCACATACCCCAATACGCATGGCAGAGTTCGAGGTCCGAGAAGACGACACACCGCTAGGGAAGTTCGTGTACGACGGGTTCGCGGAGAAGTTTCAGCCACGTTTCGACGAGATCGCCGACGCGACGGGACTGGATTCCGTGCTGTTCATCCGGTCGACGCCGACGCACACCCGCATCGTCTGCACCGCCGGCCCGTACGCCGAGACCTATGTGAAGGGCGCGAAGGGTACGAAGAGCGTCAACGAGGGTGAGCACGAGGCGTATTGCGAGCGCGTACACAATACGGGTGAGGAACTGTACATCCCCGACGCCGAGGTCGACGAAGAATGGGTTGGGGCCGACGAGTTCGACGCCTTCGGACTCCGGTCGTACTACGGCGTCCCCGTCCGCTACGGGGACGATGTCGTCGGGACGGTGTGCGCGCTCGATGAAGACGTGTACGACTTCGAGGAAGGCGACCCAAGCGCCCTCGACATGCTCCGCGCCGTCCGCGACGACATCGAAGCCGACATCGAATCACACTTCGAGTAAAGAACGAGTTCAATCAAGTCCCGTGAAAATCCGGTCCGGCCTGCGGCACCGGGTGGACGTGTATAGTCTCATCCACGGCGATATCTTCGGATGACCTGGTAGTAGCGGCGGGATCGAGCCGGTCAGAGTTGGTTGCCGCAGTCCCGGCATTCGATCAGCATGTGCTCGGGGGCTGGCATCCGTCGGTCCTCGGCGTCGTCAGTGGGGCGGAACGTATGGACGGTCTCCGCGCCGCACTCCGGGCAGTCGACGAGGCCAAGCGCTTGCTCCCACTCGTGGCGGGCACCCGGCGAGCCGATTGAGATGGCGCGGACCACATCATCGCTGTCGTTCGTGCCCTGCTGGTAGATGTCGTCTTCGTGGAAGTGGATGAGTTCGTTCGGGCCGATAGTAACCGTCTCCGCCTCAGTTCCGGGACCCTCTTTGAGCGTCCAGGTGGCGGTGCCTTCGGATACGTAGAACAGCTCCTCCTGATTCAGGTGCTTGTGCGGGGCGCCGGAGAACGCCTCCCCAGGCTGGAGTTCGAAGAACACCATCGCGAAATCCATTCCCTCGACGGCCCGAGAGATGGGACGGCGGTTGGAGTTCGCACCCATGAGGTGCGGGACGGTCTCGACGGCGTCGACTGACAGTCGCTGCATGACTTTGCTAACTCGTATCACACAATATAGCTTCGGGTCACACCAAAACATGGGAAATCAGAGCGTCGATGGATTTCTTTCAGCGGCCGGGCCGGGGAGGCGGAGAGAATGATTTATACTCTCCTTGGCAGAGGATAGCATATGCCAGTAGAGTCGCGGGCAGCGGTACTCGAAGAGCCGATCGACGACCACGAATTCAGCGAACAGCGGCCGGTGTCGATACAGACCGTCGAGGTCCCGGACCCCGAAGGCGAGGAAGTGCTCGTCGAGATCGAGGCCACGAGCCTCTGTCACACTGACGTTGGGTTCGCGCTGGGCCACTTCGACGTCCCGTATCCGATCGTGCTCGGGCACGAGGGCGCCGGCGTCGTGCGCGCGGTTGGCGACCGTGTCGAGGGACTCGCGGAGGGAGACCACGTCGTGCTCGGGCGCATCGCGTGCGGGCGCTGTCAACACTGTCGCGGCGGGCACTCGAACCTCTGCGCCGAGCGCGTCCCCGCCAACGAGCGCGGCACGCTCCGCAACGGTCGAGTCCCGTTCTCGCGCGACGGCGAACCCGTCCATCACTGCCTTGGCGTGTCGTCCTTCACGGAGTACACGCTCGTCACCGAGGACGTCGCCATCCCCGTACCCGACGAACTCCCGATGGACCGCGCGTGCCTCCTCGGGTGTGGCGTCTTCACTGGATTCGGCGCGGTCGAGCGCACGGCTGGGGTCGAGCTCGGCGAGTCGACCGCGATCTTCGGCGTCGGCGGCGTCGGCCTCAACGGCGTGCAGGCCGCGGACATCTGTGACGCCAGTCACGTCATCGCAGTGGACATGGTCGAGGAGAAGCTCGAGATGGCGCGCGACCTGGGCGCCACCCACACCGTGAACGCGAGCGAGGAGGACCCCGTGGATGCGATTCGCGAGATCTGTCCGGACGGCGTCGATTACGCGTTCGAGATGACGGGCCACAGTTCGGTCATCACGCAGGGCCTGGACGCGGTCGGGTCGCGCGGCGAAGTAATCGTCGTCGGCGTCCCGCCCTTCGGGAAGGAGGAAGTCGACCTCGACGTGTACGGAATGCTGTTCGGGGAGAAGGTCATCCGCGGGTCGCTATCCGGTTCGTACAACCTCCCGCTTGCCATCCCGAAACTCGCCGACCTCGTCGTCGACGGCACGCTCTCGCTGGACGGGCTGATAACCGATACCCGACCGATGACCGAGGTGAACGAAGCGATGGACGCCCTGGAGGGAGGCGGCCAGATACGCCAGCTCCTCGAGTTTTGACTGAGCCGGTTCTCTCGTGCTCGCGGAGCAGCGCCCACACGGAATCCTTCACGGGCTCGGCGTCGACGCCATTTGCCTCGCGGACCACGTTTTACAGCCACGGGAGGTGAGCGAACGAGAACACCGGCCAGTACTCGCTCGGTGGACCCTGTCGGCGACGATGCGCTCGTAACCGCTCGATACCCGGTTCAGCAGCGGCGGTCGCTGCCACTCTTGGCTCCTCCGGTAGACTCGGAGGACGCCTTCCTCGAGATCTACGTCGGGTGGCGCGATCTGCTTCGGCCACCCGTGGTCGAGGACATCCTCGGTGCGACAGTCCATCCAGCGGACGCGACTGCGTTGAGTCTACGGATCGTCAGAAGATAGGATAGTATGTGCAGAGTTGAGATCAGCCGCTGGGTGTGCGAGTGTCCCACTGAAGATACAAACGAGTCCACTCACGGTTCTACCGTCGTGCAAGACACAACGCGCCGATCTCGCATACCATATTATTTCGACCCCGCCAATAGCGTTCCCGCCGCAAATGTTCCGTCGAAGGGAGATCCCTATCAACGGGGTGATATATTTGACTCGGCTATATTGAGGTTTGCCTTCAGGCCGGGCATTTGCAACGTACCTTGGCCATTACCGTACTTGTGGGACCCTGTCTTACTGTCTTTAACCAAGATGACGTATTGCTTTCTGTGGGCTTGACCCCTATGCTTGGAGTGAAGATCCTGCTTAATTATCTCACTCTTTTTAGGTCTCAAATCGGGGATTGGTTTCACGTAACACGAATGTCTACGGGTCGTTGAATATCATAGTGTTGGACGAGCAACGCAAGCACCAGGCGGACCTTTAGCTGACTGCACGTCGGTGTTCAAAAGTAGATAGAGAGTGAAGCGGAGCGATTCTCTACGGATCGATGCCACAAATCGCTCGTCTCAACGATCGATGGAGCGAGATCGAGTTAGCGTTTGAGGAGCAATAAGAAACACAAGTTCAGTTGTAAAACTGATACTCGTTCGATCCTGCCTAAAATACCAATTTCAATTACTATATTTGTTCTCGATAGGTTCGTCAAAATTTGGCTCTATCTCCGATCCACAACTGGGTTCACAATGGTGATCTCCAGCCGAGGAACGGTCGAGATCCGGAGTACGTTCCGATTGGGGAGACCGTGATCCGACTCAACGATGTGTGGTAGGGGTTGTACGCTGTCGTCGATCCACCAGCAGAGAATTTGCCGTATACAACGATTGAAACCGTCCGACCCAACGCTTTTGCTCAGGAATTATGTACTAACTGCTTGAGAAACACGACGTCGAAAACGTGTGTTTCTCGTCGACTGAGCCGCACCACACCCAAGACGCGTGATCTCGACACGGCTTCGGTTATTGACACAAGAAAATTGGTGAACGGAACGGAAGAAAATATATTTTTCCTGATGTAATATAGGAATTATCTTTCTCCGTATTGTTCTAAGAATACAATTAATAAAACTGTTGGCGAGTGTATAGACGTTCCGCTTCGCTTGAACTCAGCGTATCTGAACATTATCCACTTTAACGAGCCCAATTTCTCCAACAATCGGACCACGTCTAATCTAGCGAGTCTGGGTCTGCTACGTCCAGATCGGATTGTGAAAGACTGCTCTGGGACTCAGTGTACTCGAGCGGTTCGATTGGAACAACCTGTGGCCTGTATCCCGGCTCGATTCCTATTGCCTCAATGCCGAATACGTCCGCGAGAAGCTGTTTCGCGATCACTTCCTGGGGTGGTCCGCGGGCGGATATCGACCTCGACGCCGGCGGGCACGTCCGAACGAACACGCTCGCGACGCTGGCCCCCCACCCGCGTTATCTCGACCGTATCACCGTCGCCCGCGGGTTCACGCCGTATCAACACGCCGCGCTGCTGGACCGGCTCCCACGGGTCGTCTCGAACTGTGTGGTCGAGCGGGTCGAGTCCGCCGTCATCGTGGTCCCAGCGATGGACTGCTCTACCGAACCGACGAGATCGTGCGGTCGGCGGCCGAGGACCTGCTCGTCCGCGGCTGGCGACGCTGGCCGGGATCGCTCGCGAGCGTGATATCCCCGACGAGATCGAGACGCTTGAGTCGCGGTCGGCGGCGATCAAATGGATCCTCGTGTCGTGTTTCGGCTACCAGGGGTTCTCGAACGCGAAGTTCGGCCGGATCGAGTGCCACGAGTCGATCAACGCGTTCGCCCGCGAGATCCTCCTGGACGCGAAAGCCGCACTCGAAGACGGGGGGTGGCGTGTGCTCCACGGGATCGTGGATTCGATCGGGGTGACGCCCGCACCGGACGTACCCGAACCCGAGCGACGGCCGCTCGACGCCATCGCCGCGGCGGTGTCCGAGGCGGCCCGGATCGAACTGGAGTACGAGGACGCCTTCGACTGGGTCGCGTTCTGTCCGCGCCGCGACGGCGACGGCGGGGCGCTGACGCGGTACTTCGGGCGCCGCCGCGATGTCGCGTATCCGGCCTCGGGGCTCGGTGACGCGGTCAAAGTTCGCGGGATCGAGGCGCGACAGGACGACACGCCGCCGTGGATCGCACGGCTGCAGGCGGCGCTGATCCGAACGCTCGACGAGACGCACGACGCCGCGGCCGTCGTCGGGACGCTTCGCCGGTGGCTCGGCCGGGTCGCTGACGGGGCGGTCGACCCGGAGGCGCTGATCGTCGAGCAGCGGGTGTCGAAGCACGTCGAACAGTACCGTCACGAGACGGTGACCGTCGCCGCGCTGAAGCGGGCGACGTGGAAGGACTGTGCGCTCGCCCCCGGCCAGCAGGTACGGTACGTGGTCGTCGACGACGACGCGACGGGGCTCGGTCGAGTGCGGTTGGCACACGAGTCGCTGTCGGGGTACGATGGCGACTGGTATCGAGCGGAGGCGATCCGTGCGGCCGAGAGTGTGTTGTCGCCGTTGGGGATGGATCGGGGAGAGATCCGGGAGCGACTCTCGGGAACGACCGCCGCGACGCTCGATAGCTACCAGTCGTAATCCGGGGACTGGCGTTCAGATCGTACCAGATGCCTACGGGTGGAGTTTTGATGTCTACCACGACCGGCCGAAATTCAGGGCGACAGTACGGTAGGAAACGCAGGCGAAGGTGGATTCCAACCACCCGGACGGTATCGTCTATGGCTTCTCACACCTACCGCACGCTCAGAAGAGAAGATTCGCGACCGGGACGCCGAGCTGGAGCACATCAGTGCCCAGACGGAACTCAGCACTCAAGACGGGCGGGCGAAGCGGACCCCCGAGGTCGTCACCGAACGTCGGCAGCGCAAACGGGCGGAACGCACTCTGGACGGGACGGATCCGAGCGAGCGCCTCTCTCGGATGGAGCTGGCGACGGAGAACGAGGAAGCAGACCGGATCGCACAGCGGCTTCGGACAGACCACAGTCGAGCGGCCGTCTCCCGGGTGCTCGCGAGGCGGGTCGCACGGGGCCAGGACATCACCGAAGCGGTGTTCGCGACGATGGACGAATTGAAGGCGGCCCCCGGGCCCATCTGCCCCATCGAGGATGTCCCGGACGTGCCGACCGACGAGGTGAGCATCGAAGGTGAGGTGATCACGCTCTGGGATGCCAGCAATTCGAAGATCGCCCAAGTGGGCCTGATCGCAGACGACACCGGAAAAATCAAGTTCATCTCGCGGCGCAGATCGGAGCCAGCCTGCGTCCAGGAAGGTGACACCGTGCGGATGCGGGCCGACAAGAAGAACTGGTACGAGGGACGGTGCTCACTCGCCGTGACCTACGACAGTATGATCGTCTTCCCAGAGCGCGACCGCCGCTGGTGGGAAGCGTAGGGGACTAAATGCCCTCTTTTTCTGGTGAGTGCCCGACCGGCCCAACCCCCGCCGCCCCGCCCACCGCTCCGTGCTCGCTCCCTCCGGTCGCTGCGCGCGCATCCACGACCCTTCGAATAGGTTTTTTTGTTGCACTGCGAATGGTGTCGGTGCAAGCAGACCGACGAGTGACACAGTGAAAGTCACCATAGATCTCCAGTAACCAGTACTAGACTAGATTTTCTCTTGATGATGATTTTTCGTCATTTCCCGTCTATATCGTACTCTGAGAGATTGACGTTTCGGTGTACCCAGATCTCCATCGCTGTGTCAATCAAGTCTCGGAAAGAGTCGAACTCAGAGTGTTCTCTGACAACTTCGTCAACGTCGGCATCAACTGTGTCGCCGACTTTCACGTTATCAAGGCTAGTTGGTAGTGAGTTCTCGAACTCTTCTAGCGAGTCGAAGTCTGTGTATTCCTCGAAGAAAGCCTCTGAAAATAGGTCCGACCGGTCAAGGTAATTCAACGCGATATCTACAATGTCCTGGTTTGCCCATTCCTCGGAAGCTTCTCGGTCGTCCTGTTCAAGCGCTTCTGAGGCATCAGCGAACTCTTGCTCGATATCGTCGACAAGCTTCTGCATCCCCATCATATCGGCCACAGACCGGGAATTTACACTCATCATTAACAGATCGGTTGTGACCTGTGCAAGAGAGATTGCCGTGAGTTGACCTGGAAGATTCAGTCCGGCGTTCGAGGGACCTGCAAGCAATACACCTGGCTGTTCGATGTCCTCGTGGCGAATGATCCCTAATCGGTCAAGCGTTCCCTTTGACCCTGCGTGGACGGATTCGCAGGCCAGTCTATAGTACGGATAGAGATGCTCCAAATCAACCTCTTTTCTCATACTCTGGCCGCTGTGCGCTTCAGCTGCCCAGCCAGATCCACGCCCACCATCGTCGATAGATTCACCGAGCTGGTCAACGAGTTCGTCTTTTATTTCTTCTAACTCTTCAAGCACTTCGGATTCAAGGGGCTCGACGTTGAGGGCATCTTGGTGTTCTTGGTAAGTCTCAGCGAAGTAGTATTCCCAGACGTTGCGGTATTTGAGGAAGCGTTCTGCAGTGTCTTCACCGTACTTAGAGATGAATGAGGTGGTGGTAGAGAGTTCGTAAAGTGATCGCCAGCGTGCGAATGCTCCGTCGGCGAACCCTCCTTTCAGCAAGTGGTGGATTTCTAAAG
This genomic stretch from Halobaculum roseum harbors:
- a CDS encoding aldehyde dehydrogenase — protein: MSADLPGEVQEYDLFIDGEFRQSNGDDRIEVDFPYDGSIWASVPNGTATDVDDAVQAARHAFDHDDWRNTQPSGRRTVLNQIADVIDEYSTELAELETLQNGKLLREMEPQMNVMGDWFRYYGRLCEDVGEGRTIPVENKDGQMFNYVRKEPYGVVGAITPWNSPLLLTTWKLAPALAAGNTFVHKPSEETPVSALRFAELVNEHTDLPDGVYNVVPGEGQTGAALAEHDGLDKVAFTGSTAVGREVAKTAGENLTKVSLELGGKSPNVLFEDADLDNAVNGVMKGIFAATGQTCMAGSRVLVHEDIHDEFVDRLTERAGEIKLGDPRDPETEMGPVAFRGQWEKVKEYVDKGLEEGAQLGFGGEMPDSTPGECFIQPTVLVDVDNGMTVAQEEIFGPVASVIPFSTEEEAIELANDVDYGLAAAIWTQNMGRANRFVESVRAGTVWVNEYRVVAPNSPFGGYKDSGLGRECGREGLEEYYQTKSVWYDHAGEVGDPFSLDVE
- a CDS encoding GAF domain-containing protein, yielding MAEFEVREDDTPLGKFVYDGFAEKFQPRFDEIADATGLDSVLFIRSTPTHTRIVCTAGPYAETYVKGAKGTKSVNEGEHEAYCERVHNTGEELYIPDAEVDEEWVGADEFDAFGLRSYYGVPVRYGDDVVGTVCALDEDVYDFEEGDPSALDMLRAVRDDIEADIESHFE
- a CDS encoding cupin domain-containing protein; this translates as MQRLSVDAVETVPHLMGANSNRRPISRAVEGMDFAMVFFELQPGEAFSGAPHKHLNQEELFYVSEGTATWTLKEGPGTEAETVTIGPNELIHFHEDDIYQQGTNDSDDVVRAISIGSPGARHEWEQALGLVDCPECGAETVHTFRPTDDAEDRRMPAPEHMLIECRDCGNQL
- a CDS encoding zinc-binding dehydrogenase, which translates into the protein MPVESRAAVLEEPIDDHEFSEQRPVSIQTVEVPDPEGEEVLVEIEATSLCHTDVGFALGHFDVPYPIVLGHEGAGVVRAVGDRVEGLAEGDHVVLGRIACGRCQHCRGGHSNLCAERVPANERGTLRNGRVPFSRDGEPVHHCLGVSSFTEYTLVTEDVAIPVPDELPMDRACLLGCGVFTGFGAVERTAGVELGESTAIFGVGGVGLNGVQAADICDASHVIAVDMVEEKLEMARDLGATHTVNASEEDPVDAIREICPDGVDYAFEMTGHSSVITQGLDAVGSRGEVIVVGVPPFGKEEVDLDVYGMLFGEKVIRGSLSGSYNLPLAIPKLADLVVDGTLSLDGLITDTRPMTEVNEAMDALEGGGQIRQLLEF
- a CDS encoding DUF5677 domain-containing protein — translated: MGEDFTDDIDLSDDPLIDAIRDVLSEQLEDLEEDELDDVSPEDIQNVVEESVEGSIEELATDTYERILNNDEGLERYHQTIEGFQEGLEERWGEPLELLERLVIWSMECGRAINQDHGFQARQEDNYQLEALLHLHSRSVQVALEIHHLLKGGFADGAFARWRSLYELSTTTSFISKYGEDTAERFLKYRNVWEYYFAETYQEHQDALNVEPLESEVLEELEEIKDELVDQLGESIDDGGRGSGWAAEAHSGQSMRKEVDLEHLYPYYRLACESVHAGSKGTLDRLGIIRHEDIEQPGVLLAGPSNAGLNLPGQLTAISLAQVTTDLLMMSVNSRSVADMMGMQKLVDDIEQEFADASEALEQDDREASEEWANQDIVDIALNYLDRSDLFSEAFFEEYTDFDSLEEFENSLPTSLDNVKVGDTVDADVDEVVREHSEFDSFRDLIDTAMEIWVHRNVNLSEYDIDGK